Proteins encoded in a region of the Pseudomonas sp. PDNC002 genome:
- a CDS encoding alkyl sulfatase dimerization domain-containing protein: MASAAEADNGQALAKPASAATRASNAAVLQALPFTDRQDYEDASRGLVAAFSGQIKDANGKVVWDTHQYDFLNAEQAPDSVNPSLWRMAQLNSNAGLFQVAERLYQVRGMDLANMTIIEGDKGLVIIDPLMTSETARAALDLYYRNRPQRPVTAVIYTHSHIDHFGGVRGVIDEADVVAGKVQVYAPSGFMEEAASENVFAGTAMFRRAQYQSGGLVPRGDKGQVDTGIGKGGPTGGSIGLIAPTVLIDKSNQQVRVDGIDIEFQLTPGSEAPAEMNLYLPQMRALCMAENATHTQHNILTPRGALVRDAKAWGRYLDDSLVRYGNRADVMFAQHNWPTWGGERIRTLLADQRDMYTYINDHTLHLLNQGLTPTEIAAAMQKLPGDLERKWYNRGYYGSLSFNSRAVYQRYMGFYDGNPANLDPLPPQDAGTRYVEALGGAEHVLELMRAAMDKGDYRWAVELGNHLVFAQPDNRAARDAQADALEQLGYQAESSLWRNMYLSAAVELRNGVRQASLRKPSADLVKALEPSMFFDYMAVRLNAERAQGHDMQLNWTFTDRQQSFALTLRNGVLTYRENSSHAHPDATLSIDKATLDRISLKELDFPSALKQGLAKVEGDPRKLGELMSMLDAFTPDFNIATP; encoded by the coding sequence ATGGCCAGCGCAGCGGAGGCGGACAACGGCCAGGCCCTGGCAAAACCGGCCAGCGCGGCGACCCGTGCCAGCAACGCAGCAGTGCTGCAGGCGCTGCCGTTCACCGACCGGCAGGACTACGAAGATGCCAGCCGCGGCTTGGTCGCTGCATTCTCCGGTCAGATCAAGGACGCCAACGGCAAGGTGGTCTGGGATACCCACCAGTACGACTTCCTCAACGCCGAGCAGGCCCCGGATTCGGTGAACCCGAGTCTCTGGCGGATGGCCCAGCTCAACAGCAACGCCGGGCTGTTCCAGGTTGCCGAGCGCCTCTACCAGGTGCGCGGGATGGACCTGGCGAACATGACGATTATCGAGGGCGACAAGGGCCTGGTGATCATCGATCCGCTGATGACCAGCGAAACGGCGCGTGCCGCCCTTGACCTGTACTACCGTAATCGCCCGCAGCGTCCGGTGACGGCGGTGATCTATACGCACAGCCATATCGATCACTTCGGTGGCGTTCGCGGAGTCATCGACGAGGCCGATGTGGTCGCCGGCAAGGTGCAGGTATACGCGCCCAGCGGCTTCATGGAAGAGGCGGCGAGCGAAAACGTCTTCGCCGGCACCGCGATGTTCCGCCGTGCCCAATACCAGTCAGGCGGCCTGGTGCCGCGAGGGGACAAAGGGCAGGTGGATACGGGTATCGGCAAGGGCGGCCCAACCGGCGGCAGCATTGGCCTGATCGCCCCGACCGTGCTGATCGACAAGTCCAATCAGCAGGTGCGCGTCGATGGCATCGACATCGAGTTTCAGCTGACCCCCGGCAGCGAAGCGCCGGCGGAGATGAACCTGTACCTACCGCAGATGCGCGCGCTGTGCATGGCCGAGAATGCCACCCACACCCAGCACAACATCCTCACCCCACGGGGTGCGCTGGTACGTGACGCCAAGGCCTGGGGCCGCTACCTCGACGACAGCCTGGTGCGCTATGGCAACCGTGCCGACGTGATGTTCGCCCAGCACAACTGGCCGACCTGGGGCGGCGAGCGGATCCGCACGCTGCTGGCCGACCAGCGCGACATGTATACCTACATCAACGACCACACCCTGCACCTGCTCAACCAGGGCCTGACCCCGACAGAGATTGCAGCAGCGATGCAGAAGCTGCCGGGCGACCTGGAACGCAAATGGTACAACCGAGGCTACTACGGCTCGCTCAGCTTCAACTCGCGTGCGGTGTACCAGCGCTACATGGGTTTCTATGACGGCAACCCGGCCAACCTCGACCCATTGCCGCCGCAGGACGCCGGCACTCGCTATGTCGAGGCGCTGGGAGGCGCGGAGCACGTGCTGGAGCTGATGCGCGCTGCGATGGACAAGGGCGATTACCGCTGGGCGGTAGAGCTGGGTAACCACCTGGTTTTCGCCCAACCGGACAATCGTGCGGCCCGTGACGCACAGGCCGACGCGCTGGAACAGCTGGGCTACCAGGCCGAGAGTTCGTTGTGGCGCAACATGTACCTGTCGGCAGCCGTCGAGCTGCGCAATGGGGTGCGCCAGGCGAGCCTTCGCAAGCCTTCGGCAGATTTGGTCAAGGCGCTGGAGCCGTCGATGTTCTTCGACTACATGGCGGTGCGCCTGAATGCCGAACGGGCGCAAGGCCACGACATGCAATTGAACTGGACCTTCACCGATCGCCAGCAGAGCTTTGCCCTGACCCTGCGCAACGGCGTGCTGACCTATCGCGAGAACAGTAGCCACGCGCACCCCGATGCGACGCTGAGCATCGACAAGGCTACGCTGGACCGCATCAGCCTCAAGGAGCTGGATTTCCCCTCCGCGCTCAAGCAGGGCCTGGCCAAGGTGGAGGGGGACCCGCGCAAGCTGGGCGAGCTGATGAGCATGCTGGATGCCTTCACGCCGGACTTCAATATCGCCACGCCCTGA
- a CDS encoding TetR/AcrR family transcriptional regulator — protein sequence MGKPPKDQEHHDADPALIPLGMPPQPRKQPRQARSIALVEALKQAGRQILEEEGREALTALRLADVSGVAISSIYEYFPAMESLIAAVFEDYRREAGEQLLAAIDALPEAATLLDGLLLVLRRGLAVHHRKSCLDPEFSERVTRYDELVRLDLVDSRQCWSAGATPALFERFAAQIRVKDREKARFFVYQTLLTLPRAMRLERPHYLAEDESAAMIARMLHGLLTSEA from the coding sequence ATGGGCAAACCGCCGAAAGACCAGGAACACCACGATGCGGATCCTGCGCTGATACCGCTGGGCATGCCGCCGCAACCGCGCAAGCAACCGCGACAGGCGCGCTCCATTGCCCTGGTGGAGGCGCTCAAGCAGGCCGGGCGGCAGATTCTCGAGGAAGAGGGCCGCGAGGCCCTTACAGCTCTGCGGCTCGCGGATGTATCCGGAGTGGCCATCAGCTCGATCTACGAATACTTTCCGGCGATGGAATCGCTGATTGCCGCGGTGTTCGAAGATTACCGCCGCGAGGCGGGCGAGCAGTTGCTGGCCGCCATTGATGCCCTGCCCGAAGCGGCGACGTTGCTCGACGGGTTGCTTTTGGTGCTGCGTAGGGGGCTGGCGGTGCATCACCGCAAGTCCTGCCTGGACCCGGAATTCAGCGAGCGGGTGACCCGCTACGACGAATTGGTCCGCCTGGACTTGGTGGACTCCCGGCAATGCTGGTCTGCCGGCGCGACGCCTGCGCTGTTCGAGCGGTTCGCGGCGCAAATCCGCGTGAAGGACCGTGAGAAGGCACGGTTTTTCGTGTACCAGACACTCCTGACCCTGCCACGGGCCATGCGCCTGGAGCGCCCGCACTACCTGGCGGAAGACGAGAGCGCCGCGATGATCGCGCGGATGCTCCACGGGCTGCTGACCAGCGAAGCATAG
- a CDS encoding DUF1302 domain-containing protein: MTIRKTGVFQPHLLAAAVALGVATQAAAVDFNIGEIEGKFDSSLSIGGSWSTTGANPNFISNFNSQGAKGKAASRTADDGRLNFRSGENFSTIFKGIHDLELRYGDSGAFLRGKYWYDFEQADGNQHFYDIDDKGRDEAARTKGGQFLDAFVYHNYNLGDLPGNVRLGKQVVNWGESTFIQNGISSINPVDVAALRRPGSEVKEALVPVNMFYLSQGLTENLTAEGFYQIEWDHTVVDNCGTFFGVDGIAAGCYDRLVVTGDDLAPGQANNTGGPATLVRGGTDDAYIPRSKDHDARDGGQYGIALRWFVPELNDTEFAAYAMNYHSRSPVLSLTTATNLSNQLAAIRSARYYIDYPEDIRLYGLSFATNLEGVSLGGELSFRPNMPLQINTADLNLAALGSAASPIYVSGEQRLSAGADIPGYKRMPVTQAQLTATKLFNQVLAAERLTVVGEVGYNHIGGVGDADGSDIRFGRNPVFGAGQLSNQAVCRGSAVGTANASNPQQECNDNGFYTSSSWGYRLRAQLDYPNVFAGINLAPNLAWSQDVSGYGPNFEEGQKAISVGLNADYLNTYTASLAYTDYFGGHFNTQTDRDFVALSFGVNF, translated from the coding sequence ATGACAATAAGAAAAACCGGAGTCTTCCAACCGCACCTGCTCGCCGCCGCCGTCGCTCTGGGCGTGGCCACGCAGGCTGCCGCCGTCGACTTCAACATCGGCGAAATCGAGGGCAAGTTCGACTCGTCGCTGTCCATTGGTGGCAGTTGGTCCACCACAGGCGCCAACCCGAACTTCATCTCCAACTTCAACTCCCAGGGCGCCAAGGGCAAGGCCGCCTCGCGCACTGCCGACGACGGCCGTCTGAACTTCCGCTCCGGGGAAAACTTCTCGACCATCTTCAAGGGCATCCATGACCTGGAGCTCAGGTACGGCGACAGCGGCGCCTTCCTGCGCGGCAAGTACTGGTACGACTTCGAGCAGGCCGACGGCAACCAGCATTTCTACGACATCGACGACAAGGGTCGCGACGAGGCCGCGCGGACCAAGGGTGGGCAGTTCCTCGATGCGTTCGTCTACCACAACTACAACCTGGGCGATCTGCCGGGCAACGTGCGCCTGGGCAAACAGGTGGTGAACTGGGGCGAGAGCACCTTCATCCAGAACGGCATCAGTTCGATCAACCCGGTGGACGTGGCCGCTCTGCGCCGGCCCGGTTCCGAGGTAAAGGAAGCCCTGGTACCGGTGAACATGTTCTACCTGTCCCAGGGTCTGACGGAGAACCTCACCGCCGAGGGCTTTTATCAGATCGAGTGGGATCACACCGTCGTCGACAACTGCGGCACCTTCTTCGGCGTGGACGGCATTGCAGCCGGCTGCTACGACCGCCTGGTGGTGACCGGCGACGACCTCGCCCCTGGCCAGGCGAACAACACCGGCGGCCCGGCCACACTGGTGCGTGGTGGCACCGACGATGCCTATATTCCGCGCAGCAAGGACCACGACGCCCGCGACGGCGGTCAGTACGGCATCGCCTTGCGCTGGTTCGTGCCGGAGCTCAACGACACCGAGTTCGCCGCCTACGCGATGAACTACCACAGCCGTTCACCGGTGCTCAGCCTGACCACCGCCACCAACCTGTCCAACCAGTTGGCGGCCATCCGCAGCGCGCGCTACTACATCGACTACCCCGAGGACATCCGCCTCTACGGCCTGAGTTTCGCCACCAACCTGGAAGGCGTCTCGCTGGGTGGCGAATTGAGCTTCCGCCCCAACATGCCGCTGCAGATCAACACCGCTGACCTCAACCTCGCAGCCCTGGGCAGCGCAGCGTCGCCGATCTACGTCAGCGGCGAGCAACGCCTGAGCGCCGGCGCCGACATCCCGGGCTACAAGCGCATGCCGGTCACCCAGGCACAGCTCACCGCCACCAAGCTGTTCAACCAGGTCCTGGCTGCCGAACGCCTGACCGTCGTCGGCGAGGTCGGCTACAACCACATCGGCGGTGTCGGCGACGCCGACGGCAGCGACATCCGTTTCGGCCGCAACCCGGTGTTCGGCGCCGGCCAGCTGTCCAACCAGGCCGTCTGCCGGGGCAGCGCGGTGGGCACGGCCAACGCCAGCAACCCGCAGCAGGAATGCAACGACAACGGCTTCTACACCAGTAGCTCCTGGGGCTATCGCCTGCGTGCGCAACTCGACTACCCGAACGTGTTCGCCGGCATCAACCTCGCGCCGAACCTGGCCTGGTCGCAGGACGTCAGCGGCTACGGTCCGAACTTCGAGGAAGGCCAGAAAGCAATCAGCGTCGGCCTCAACGCCGATTACCTGAACACCTACACCGCCAGCCTCGCCTACACCGACTACTTCGGCGGCCACTTCAACACCCAGACCGACCGCGATTTCGTCGCCCTGAGTTTCGGCGTGAACTTCTGA
- a CDS encoding NAD(P)-dependent alcohol dehydrogenase: MSHCLAYAAPAAHAPLAPTRLQRRDLRDDDVQIAISHCGVCHSDLHYLHNDWNSSVFPCVPGHEIIGRVTAVGPTVSRYQVGDSVAVGCMVDSCQHCAACEEGQEQLCAMMFTPTYNGKDRISGDLTYGGYSQSIVVREKFVLRLPESLDPARAAPLLCAGITVWQPLRKYAVQAGTRLAVVGLGGLGHLAVKLARAMGAEVTVLTTSPHKADDARALGAQHVLLSKDAAAVKAAYASFDIILDTIPSRHDVNPYLMLLARGGKLVLIGALEPLEPIHGALLMINDRSIAGSLMGGLPATQELLDFCAEHQVLPECETIAMQDINTALERLQKNDVKYRFVIDMGSLQGEAQR; this comes from the coding sequence ATGAGCCATTGCCTCGCCTACGCCGCCCCCGCTGCCCACGCTCCACTTGCACCAACGCGCCTGCAACGCCGTGACCTGCGCGACGATGACGTGCAGATTGCCATCAGCCATTGCGGGGTCTGCCACTCGGATCTCCACTACCTGCACAACGACTGGAACAGCAGCGTGTTTCCCTGTGTTCCGGGCCACGAGATCATCGGCCGGGTCACCGCCGTGGGCCCGACGGTCAGCCGCTACCAGGTAGGCGACAGCGTGGCGGTCGGCTGTATGGTCGACAGCTGCCAGCACTGCGCGGCCTGCGAGGAAGGCCAGGAGCAGCTCTGCGCGATGATGTTCACCCCGACTTATAACGGCAAGGATCGAATCAGCGGCGACCTGACCTACGGCGGCTACTCGCAATCCATCGTGGTGCGCGAGAAGTTCGTCCTGCGCCTGCCGGAGTCGCTCGACCCCGCCAGGGCCGCGCCGCTGCTATGCGCCGGCATCACCGTCTGGCAGCCACTGCGCAAATATGCCGTGCAAGCTGGCACCCGCCTCGCGGTGGTCGGCCTGGGCGGGCTCGGTCATCTGGCGGTCAAGCTGGCACGGGCGATGGGCGCCGAGGTGACGGTGCTCACCACATCCCCGCACAAGGCCGACGACGCCCGCGCGCTGGGTGCCCAGCACGTGCTGCTGTCGAAGGACGCGGCCGCAGTGAAGGCTGCCTACGCCAGCTTCGACATCATCCTCGACACCATTCCCAGCCGACACGACGTCAATCCCTACCTGATGCTGCTGGCCCGTGGCGGTAAGCTGGTGCTGATCGGCGCGCTGGAGCCGCTGGAGCCGATCCACGGTGCGCTGCTGATGATCAATGACCGGTCCATCGCCGGCTCGCTGATGGGCGGCCTGCCGGCCACTCAGGAGCTGCTGGACTTCTGCGCCGAGCACCAGGTCCTGCCGGAGTGCGAGACCATCGCCATGCAGGATATCAACACGGCTCTGGAGCGCCTGCAGAAGAACGACGTGAAGTACCGCTTCGTCATCGACATGGGCAGCCTGCAAGGCGAAGCGCAGCGCTGA
- a CDS encoding thioesterase family protein, producing the protein MKPAGRPRRADYVRFYPVTTRWGDHDSYGHVHNVVYYSFYDSAISQFLVESGTLDIGNSPVIGLIVASNCTYFASITFPERVSIGLRIVHLGHSSARYELGVFREDEDEACACGEVVYVYVDRESRSSASIPGVVRRELSTLIV; encoded by the coding sequence GTGAAGCCGGCAGGGCGCCCGCGTCGGGCCGACTATGTGCGTTTCTACCCGGTGACCACGCGTTGGGGCGACCATGACTCCTATGGCCATGTGCATAACGTGGTCTATTACTCCTTCTATGATTCCGCGATCAGCCAGTTCCTGGTGGAAAGCGGCACGCTGGATATCGGCAACAGCCCGGTGATCGGGCTGATCGTGGCCTCGAACTGCACGTACTTCGCATCGATCACCTTTCCCGAGCGGGTCAGCATCGGGTTGCGTATCGTCCACCTGGGGCATAGCAGTGCGCGTTACGAGCTGGGTGTGTTCCGTGAAGATGAAGACGAGGCCTGCGCCTGCGGCGAAGTGGTCTATGTCTATGTCGACCGTGAGAGCCGCAGTTCGGCGAGCATTCCGGGTGTGGTCCGTCGCGAGTTGTCGACCCTGATCGTCTGA
- a CDS encoding iron-containing alcohol dehydrogenase, with product MATLTFNTTPSIHIERGASARLAERVRSMGCRSVLLVTDPGVLGAGLLQPVIDDFARSQLSLRVFAEVQADPPESVIEAAVSTALECEADCVIGLGGGSSLDAAKLAALLARSGESLACVYGTEVARGPRLPLILVPTTAGTGSEVTAVSVVTNGDGQKSVVISPLLLPDLAVLDADLTIGLPSHVTAATGIDAMVHAIEAFTSRHRKNPISDCLAREALRLLSGSIERACSSGADIQAREDMLMGACLAGMAFANSPVAAVHALAYPLGARFHVPHGLSNSLMLPGVLRFNQDAAAPLYAELADIVLPGLEGDARSRTQALIEYFTDLPLRLRLPTRLREVGVAENDLEGLAEDALKQGRLLANNPREVSLNAALALYQAVL from the coding sequence ATGGCGACGCTGACTTTCAATACGACTCCATCCATTCACATCGAGCGCGGCGCGTCCGCGCGATTGGCCGAACGTGTGCGCAGCATGGGCTGCCGCTCGGTACTGCTGGTCACTGATCCGGGCGTCCTGGGCGCCGGACTGCTGCAGCCAGTGATTGACGATTTCGCCCGCAGTCAGCTATCGCTGCGCGTGTTCGCTGAAGTCCAGGCCGACCCGCCGGAGAGCGTGATCGAGGCTGCGGTATCCACGGCGCTGGAATGCGAGGCCGATTGCGTGATCGGTCTGGGCGGCGGTAGCTCTCTGGACGCTGCGAAGCTGGCGGCACTGCTGGCGCGCAGCGGCGAGTCGCTGGCTTGCGTCTACGGCACCGAGGTGGCGCGCGGGCCCCGCCTGCCGCTGATCCTGGTGCCGACCACGGCGGGTACCGGCTCTGAGGTGACCGCGGTATCCGTGGTCACCAATGGCGACGGGCAGAAGAGCGTGGTTATCTCGCCCTTGTTGCTGCCGGACCTCGCGGTACTTGATGCCGACCTGACTATCGGCTTGCCGTCGCATGTCACGGCGGCCACCGGGATCGATGCGATGGTCCATGCCATCGAGGCCTTCACCAGCCGCCACCGCAAGAATCCGATTTCCGATTGCCTGGCGCGTGAAGCCCTGCGCCTGCTGTCTGGAAGTATCGAGCGCGCGTGCAGCAGCGGTGCAGATATCCAGGCCCGCGAAGACATGCTCATGGGCGCCTGCCTGGCCGGCATGGCGTTCGCCAATTCGCCGGTGGCGGCGGTGCATGCGCTGGCCTACCCGTTGGGTGCGCGCTTCCATGTGCCTCACGGCCTGTCCAATTCGCTGATGCTGCCCGGTGTGCTGCGCTTCAACCAGGACGCTGCGGCGCCTCTCTATGCCGAACTGGCGGATATCGTCCTGCCGGGGCTGGAGGGTGACGCACGAAGCAGGACACAGGCGCTGATCGAGTACTTCACCGACCTGCCGCTGCGCTTGCGCCTGCCGACTCGCCTGCGAGAGGTCGGGGTAGCCGAGAATGACCTTGAGGGGTTGGCCGAGGACGCGCTGAAACAGGGTCGCCTGCTCGCCAACAACCCGCGCGAGGTCAGCCTGAATGCGGCGCTTGCACTGTATCAGGCGGTACTGTGA
- a CDS encoding DUF1329 domain-containing protein, translating to MKNSMLMSTGALALTLLASSVMAAVSPQEAAQLGTTLTPLGAQKEGNADGSIPAWTGGLKPDAAPVQNGFLGDPYAQEKPLFVITAATAAQYKDKLSEGQLALFKRYPDTYRIPVYPSHRSVSNPQALYDAAKTSATSTELVNDGNGLAHFTARNYAFPIPKSGVEVVWNHETRYRGTNYQRTTAQAVPQAKGDYMLVGFRETMGLPQYLPDADPAKTANTLYYFKQEVISPARLTGTVNLAYETIDQLKDPRQAWTYNAGQRRVRRAPEIAYDGPGTAADGMRTTDNTDLYNGSPDRYTWKLVGKKEMYIPYNNYRLWSPSVKYADIIKPGHINQDLTRYELHRVWEVEATLKPNERHIYAKRHMYFDEDSWALVGVDHYDSRGQLWRVAEGHLVSDYQHGIASYAAQTLYDLIAGRYVVLGLINEAKQGTQYDQKFTTNDFTPAALRNAGIR from the coding sequence ATGAAAAACTCGATGTTGATGAGCACTGGCGCACTGGCGCTGACCCTGCTGGCCTCCAGCGTCATGGCGGCTGTATCGCCCCAGGAAGCCGCGCAACTGGGAACCACCCTCACACCGCTGGGTGCACAGAAGGAAGGCAACGCCGATGGCAGCATCCCTGCCTGGACCGGTGGCCTGAAGCCTGACGCAGCTCCCGTGCAGAATGGTTTCCTGGGTGATCCCTACGCCCAGGAAAAACCGCTGTTCGTCATTACTGCGGCCACCGCCGCACAGTACAAGGACAAGCTGAGCGAAGGGCAGCTCGCGCTGTTCAAGCGCTACCCGGATACCTACCGAATTCCGGTCTACCCCAGCCACCGGAGCGTCTCCAACCCACAGGCGCTGTATGACGCAGCCAAGACCAGCGCCACCTCGACCGAACTGGTCAACGATGGCAACGGGTTGGCGCACTTCACCGCACGCAACTATGCGTTCCCGATTCCCAAGAGCGGCGTCGAGGTCGTGTGGAACCACGAGACGCGCTATCGCGGCACCAACTACCAGCGCACCACCGCCCAGGCCGTTCCGCAGGCCAAAGGCGACTACATGCTGGTCGGCTTCCGCGAAACCATGGGGCTGCCGCAGTACCTGCCCGACGCCGATCCGGCGAAGACGGCCAATACGCTGTACTACTTCAAGCAGGAAGTGATTTCCCCGGCGCGCCTGACCGGCACGGTCAACCTCGCCTACGAGACCATCGACCAGCTCAAGGACCCGCGTCAGGCCTGGACCTACAACGCCGGCCAGCGCCGTGTGCGACGCGCCCCCGAGATTGCCTACGACGGCCCAGGCACCGCTGCGGACGGCATGCGCACCACGGACAACACCGACCTCTACAACGGCTCGCCGGATCGCTACACCTGGAAGCTGGTGGGCAAGAAGGAGATGTACATCCCGTACAACAACTACCGGCTTTGGTCACCGTCGGTGAAGTACGCCGACATCATCAAGCCGGGCCACATCAACCAGGACCTGACCCGCTACGAACTGCACCGCGTCTGGGAGGTCGAGGCGACGCTCAAGCCCAACGAGCGGCACATCTACGCCAAGCGCCACATGTATTTCGACGAGGACAGCTGGGCGCTGGTTGGGGTCGACCACTACGACAGCCGTGGTCAACTCTGGCGGGTCGCCGAAGGGCATCTGGTCAGCGACTACCAGCACGGCATCGCCAGCTATGCCGCGCAGACGCTGTATGACCTGATCGCCGGCCGCTACGTGGTGCTGGGCCTGATCAACGAGGCCAAGCAGGGTACGCAGTACGACCAGAAGTTCACCACCAACGACTTCACGCCTGCCGCCTTGCGCAACGCAGGCATCCGCTGA
- a CDS encoding acyl-CoA reductase yields MSKPIAPMIIRGEVITDNLVEVGGRGGDLSFLTPDAHQYIDRLPLGNPAKLADLYQLSFEDILDYAGALAERLDLSTNPFLQEACELSYQTAPVTPTMVKAAYMSLRQYLDRNFIVEMVESTVGIKYLEGWVHQRLLDGTELETRCFGSRTLHIVAGNAAPLSLVTILRNMVLRSDAIIKAPSNDPFTALAIARTMVEMAPEHPLTKHLSVAYWKGGDQALEQRLYQPQNIEKIVAWGGFAALKHVTRYIQPGLELISLDPKRSASVIGEDTFASEVCMREAALRLATDIGALNQKGCVCARVIYVQSGTDESGLERLNTFGRYVYDALQTLPNTLSTAPKRYDQGLKAHVDALRLDDEWYRVIGGQDGEGAIICSQLPEPVSFAPLLDDRTANLVPVDELNEVLDAVDAYTQTVGVYPEAVKDELKNILPLYGAQRIVSLGYAAAMKWQAPQDAIEPMRRMGKWISNQIASPETTAAPWLRPSL; encoded by the coding sequence ATGAGCAAACCCATTGCGCCGATGATCATTCGCGGCGAAGTCATTACTGACAACCTGGTCGAAGTCGGTGGCCGTGGCGGCGACCTGAGCTTCCTGACCCCGGACGCACACCAGTACATCGACAGGCTGCCACTGGGCAATCCAGCCAAGCTGGCCGATCTGTACCAGCTCAGCTTCGAGGACATCCTCGACTACGCCGGCGCCCTGGCCGAGCGACTTGACCTGTCGACCAACCCGTTTCTCCAGGAAGCCTGCGAACTTTCCTACCAGACCGCGCCGGTGACCCCGACCATGGTCAAGGCCGCCTACATGAGCCTGCGTCAGTACCTGGACCGCAACTTCATCGTGGAAATGGTCGAAAGCACCGTCGGCATCAAGTACCTCGAAGGCTGGGTCCACCAGCGCCTACTCGATGGCACCGAACTCGAGACCCGTTGCTTCGGCTCCCGCACCCTGCACATCGTCGCCGGCAATGCCGCCCCACTGTCGCTGGTGACCATCCTGCGCAACATGGTGCTGCGCAGCGACGCCATCATCAAGGCACCGTCCAACGACCCGTTCACCGCGCTGGCCATCGCCCGCACCATGGTCGAGATGGCGCCGGAGCACCCGCTCACCAAACACCTGTCGGTCGCCTACTGGAAAGGTGGCGACCAGGCCCTGGAACAACGCCTTTACCAGCCGCAGAACATCGAGAAGATCGTCGCCTGGGGTGGCTTCGCCGCACTCAAGCATGTAACCCGTTACATCCAGCCGGGTCTGGAGCTGATCTCCCTTGATCCGAAGCGCAGCGCGAGTGTAATCGGCGAGGACACCTTCGCCAGCGAAGTGTGCATGCGCGAAGCGGCTCTGCGCCTGGCCACCGATATCGGCGCGCTGAACCAGAAAGGCTGTGTCTGCGCGCGGGTCATCTACGTGCAGAGCGGCACCGACGAATCAGGTCTGGAGCGGCTCAACACCTTCGGCCGCTATGTCTACGATGCGCTGCAGACGCTACCCAATACCCTGAGCACTGCGCCCAAGCGCTACGACCAGGGGCTGAAGGCACACGTCGACGCGCTGCGTCTAGATGACGAATGGTACCGAGTGATCGGCGGCCAGGACGGCGAAGGCGCGATCATCTGCTCGCAGCTGCCCGAGCCCGTGTCCTTTGCCCCCCTGCTCGATGACCGCACCGCCAACCTGGTCCCCGTCGACGAGCTGAACGAGGTGCTGGATGCAGTGGATGCCTACACCCAGACCGTCGGCGTCTATCCCGAAGCGGTCAAGGACGAGCTGAAGAACATCCTGCCGCTGTATGGCGCCCAGCGCATCGTTTCGCTGGGTTATGCGGCGGCGATGAAATGGCAGGCGCCGCAGGATGCCATTGAGCCGATGCGACGCATGGGCAAGTGGATCTCCAACCAGATCGCCTCGCCGGAAACTACCGCCGCGCCCTGGCTGCGCCCTTCCCTTTGA